The nucleotide sequence GACCTGGTGCCGCCCGATCCGCGCCCGCGCCTGAACCCCGATCAGGTGGCCGTCGAATCGCCCGAGGCGCTGGGCCGGCGCTGGCGCGACCGGCTGACGGCGCTCGGCGTGCCGGAGGGGGTGCGGGTGCGGGTCCAGCAGAACCGGGTGGGGATCGAGATCGGCGATGCCATCCTCTTCGCCTCCGGCCAGGCGGAGCTGTCGCGCGAGGGGCGCTGGCTGCTCGCCCGGCTGGCGCCGCTGATCGTCGCGACGCCGGGCGACCTGCTGGTGGAGGGCCACACCGACTCCGTGCCGATCGCCACCGCCCGCTTCCCCTCCAACTGGGAGTTGTCGGCGGCGCGCGCCGCGTCGGTCGTGCGGCTGCTGGTGGAGGCGGGACTGCCGGCCGGCCGCATCGCCGCCATCGGCTATGCCGACACCCGGCCGGTCAGCCCCGGCAGCGATCCGGCGAGCCGTGCGCGCAACCGCCGCGTCACCCTGTCGATCCAGGCGGAAGAGCCGCCTCCGGCGCCATCCCCGGCGTCACGTGCGACGGGGGCAGGATCTCCGCCGTGAAGCGCTCGAAGAAGGCGCCGATCACCCGGTCGGACTTGGCCTGCACCAGCTTCACCGCCAGCCGGCCGACCGCGCCGCCCAGCGCCGCGGCCAGCGTGTAGGACAGCAGGGTATGGCCGTCGACCTCCTCCAGCGTCACGCGCGCCTCGCCCTTCACCATGCCGGCGAGGCCGCCGCTGCCTTCGGCCAGCAGGACGTAGAAGCGCGGCGCATCCTCCGGCATCAGGCGCAGGCGCCCGGCGAAGCGCGCCTTCAGCGGTCCGACGCTGGCGCGCACGCGGGCGGCGTAGTCGGTCGGCGACAGCCGGTCGATCTCCTCCAGCACCGGGACGCAGCGCAACAGGATCTCCGGGTCGCACAGCGCGGTGAACACGCGGTCGCGCGGGGCGGGGATCCGGTGGGTACCGCTCAACTCCATCGACACACCATTGGACAACTCCTCCAGAGGCACCGATGTGGTATCGCAGGGCCGCATTACCAACCACGGCCGGGCGATGGCCGCGTGAGGACCGGAAGGGAGCGACATGATGAGGCAGGCCGTCACCACCCTGTCCGTGCGCACGGCGGGCGCCGGGCTGGTCGAGATCACCGGGCAGGTCGAGCGCTGGCTGTCCGGCCAGGGGATCGCCACCGGGCTGCTGACCGTCTTCTGCCGCCACACCTCCGCCTCGCTGGTGATCCAGGAGAACGCGGATCCCGACGTCCAGACCGATCTCGTCCGCTTCTTCAAGCGGCTGGTGGCGGAGGACCCGTCGCTCTACATCCACCGGGCGGAGGGGCCGGACGACATGCCGGCGCACATCCGCTCCGCCCTCACCGCCGTCACCCTGTCGGTACCGCTGGTGCAGGGACGGCTGGCGCTCGGCACCTGGCAGGGGATCTACCTGTTCGAGCACCGCGCCCGGCCGCATGACCGGCAGGTCGTCCTGCATCTGATGGGGGAGTGAGCGCGTCAGGCGCGTCACCGGAATTGCTGCAATGCGGGATGCGCGGTTGCCCGGTCCGGCCCGGCTTTCCATCATCGCAGTCCAATCTTCAACCGAACAGGACTGACGGGCATGAAACGCCGCGTGTGGCCAGCCGGCAGCGCGCTGGCCGCCTTGGTGACGGCCGCCCTCATGACCGGTGCGCCGTTCCCGGCCGCCGCCGGCGGGCAGGTGGTGAAGGACACGAACCAGGGCTGTCTCGTCTGGGACCTCTATCCCGACCCGCGCAAGAGCGTGAGCTGGGACGGCCCCTGCAAGGACGGCTATGCCGACGGGCAGGGCGTGCTGTCCTGGTTCACCGACGGCAAGCTGCAGGGCCGCCAGAGCGCCGGCTTCGTCGCCGGACGCGCCCAGGGAGACGGCGAGGTGCAGTGGGAGAACGGCCGCCGCTTCACCGGCAGCTTCAGGGACGGCGTGGCGGAGGGGCGGGGCAGCTTCACCTGGCCCGACGGCCGCCGCTATGACGGGGAGTGGGCGGGCGACCATCGCACCGGCCACGGCACCCTGACCCTGGGCAACGGCGACCGCTATGTCGGCCGCTTCGAGCGCAACCGGCCGACCGGCGAGGGCGAGTATGTCACCGCCGGCGGTGCCCGCTTCACGGCGCTGGTCGACAAGGACTGGACCGTCCGCCCCGGGACGCCGCTCGATCCGGCGAAGCCGGCGCCGGTGGCCGCTCCCGCCCCGGCCATTCCCGCCCCGGCCGTTCCCTCCATTGCCGGCCATGCCGTGCCGAAGCCGCCGGTCGAGGCGAAGCCGGCTCCGCTGGCGGCGCCGGTTCCGGTGAAGACCCCGGCTCCCGCCATGGAACCGAAGCCGCCGGTCGCTGTACCGGCCCCATCCGCGGCCCCCGCCACCGCGGTTCCGGTCGCCGCGGGCGGCGGTGGCGGGGTCGATCCGCGCACGCAGGCCCCGCCGCCGCTGGAGCCGATCTCCGGCACCGTCGGGCGGCCGCTGTCGCTGAAGCAGTAGGCGCGGACGTCAGGCGGCACGCGTCATCCGCACCGTCGCCTCCAGCGCGGCGCGGCCCGCCGCCTCCACGAGGTCGGCGTTGGTGCCGTGGATGCGGGCGAACAGGTCGAAGGCGGCGCCGGTCAGCGTGTCGGTGCCGGTCCGCATCTCCTCCAGCGCGCCGCACACCCAGGCGTAATGGCGCGATTCGTCGGCGGCGTGGCGGCTGAGCAGCTCCGCGACCTGCGGGGCGTGCGGCCGGCCGGCATGGCGGCCGTACTTGGCGCGCGACTGCCACTCGTTCGACTTGAAGGCCAGCAGGATGGCGCGGTCGCCGCCGGGCAGGGCCGCCGCCTGGACCGCCAGCTTGAACAGGCCGGTCGGCAGGTGGGGCAGCGGAAGCGGGATGCCGCCCAGATCGCGGATCAGTGGCGTCAGGGCATCGACATGGCGCTGGTGGTCGTCGCGGAAGGCGGCCAGCGCGTCGCGGTGGTCGCTGCGCTTCAGGGCGGAGATCGCCAGCGAATAGACCGGCAGGGCGTCATATTCGAGCTGCAGGAGATCGACCAGTTCGGCGAGCAGGGAGGCGGTGTCGGGCTGTTCGGTCACGGGCGGCGGCTCCGGCAGTCGGGCGGGGGGCCGCCGGGAAACAGCGCTGTGCCGGAAAGGTCGCGCCGCCCTCACATCCTCTGCTGGTCGGCGATCAGCTTCAGGCCGAAGCCGATCAATACCGCCCCGGTCAGCCGGTCCAGCCCCGCCACCACCGCCGGACGGCGCAGCAGGGCCGACAGCGGGCGCGTCGCCCAGATCAGGGCGGCGAACCACAGCATGCCCTCCACCGCGTGGATGGAGGCGAGCAGCGCGTTGAAGGACACCGCTTCCACCCCCGGCGGCAGGAACTGCGGCAGGAAGGTGACGTAGAAGACGCCGACCTTCGGGTTCAGGATGTTGGTGACGAAGCCGCGGACGAACCAGCCGCCGGGGGAGGTGCCGAACCGGCTGTGGGCATCTGCCGCGGCCTCGCCGAAGCCGCTGCGGGCGTTCAGGATCATGCGGGTGCCGAGATGGATCAGGTAGGCGGCCCCGGCCCAGCGCAGGACGGTGTAGGCGAGTTCCGAGGCCGCCAGCAGGGCGCCTAGACCGAGGGCGGTGACGATCCCCCAGGCCAGGCAGCCGGCGCAGATGCCGGCCCCGGCGAGGGCGGCGCGCCGCGCCCCCTCCACCGCCGCGGTGCGCAGGACCAGCGCGGTGTCCAGCCCCGGCGTCAGGGTGACCAGTCCGGCGGCCAGCGTGAAGGCGATCAGCGACTCGGCGATGGTCACGGCGCGGCTCCGTCTCGGCGGGGAAGGCGCGAGGCTAACGGGTCGGCCGGCGGCCGTACAGCGGGCGGGTGCGCATGGCTACCCTGAAAAACATTTCATCCCGCGGCAAGGCGGTGGTGCGGGCGGGCTTCCTATGTTGAGCCGTGTCGGCCGGTCGATCCGGAAGGACCGGCCTCCTCCAGGACCGCAACAGCCTGCCATGCCCTCTACGGAGCCAGTTTCCATGAGCACCACGACCACTCCCGTCTCCTCGCGCGCCCGCCGGTTCCGCCGGACGGTCGCCGCCGTGCTGCTCGGCACGACGGTGCTGTCGGGTGCCGCGCTCACCGCCCCCTGGACGGATGCCCGCGCCCAGACCGTGCAGCCGCCGGCCGCGGCGATGGAGCAGGGCGCGCCGGCCAGCTTCGCCGACCTCGCCGCCCGGGTCACGCCGGCGGTGGTCAACATCGCCACCACGCAGGAGGTGAAGGCCGAGGCCAAGCGGCCGGCCCTTCCCGGCTTCCCGCCCGGCTCGCCCTTCGAGGAGTTCTTCCGCCGCTTCCAGGAGCAGCAGGGCCAGGGCCCGGACGACGGGGACGAGGGGCCGGCCCAGCCGCGCGGCAAGATGGGCGCGCTGGGGTCGGGCTTCATCATCGACCCCGCCGGCTATGTCGTGACGAACAACCATGTCATCGACGGCGCGCAGGAGATCACCGTAACGCTGCAGGACGGCACCTCGCTGCCGGCCACGCTGGTCGGGCGCGACGCCAAGACCGACATCGCGCTGCTGAAGGTGAAGGCGGAGAAGCCGCTGCCGGCGCTCGCCTGGGGCGACAGCGACAAGGCGCGCGTCGGCGACTGGGTGATGGCGGTCGGCAATCCCTTCGGCCTCGGCGGCTCGGTCACCAAGGGCATCGTCTCGGCCCGCGGGCGCGACATCCACAGCGGCCCCTATGACGATTTCCTGCAGCTCGACGCCGCCATCAACCGCGGCAACTCCGGCGGCCCGACCTTCGACATGAGCGGCCGGGTCATCGGCATCAACACGGCGATCTACTCGCCCAACGGCGGCTCGGTCGGCATCGGCTTCGCCATCCCCTCCAAGCTCGCCAGCGAGGTGGTCGCCCAGCTGAAGGAGCACGGCAAGGTCGAGCGCGGCTGGCTCGGCGTGAAGATCCAGGGCGTCACGCCGGACATCGCCGAGAGCGTCGGCCTGCCGGAGGCGAGGGGCGCGCTGGTCGCCGAGGTGACCGGCGGCAGCCCGGCGGCGCGGGCCGGCCTGCGCCAAGGCGACGTGATCCTCAGCTATGACGGCAAGCCGCTGTCGAGCCTGCGCGACCTGACCCGCGGCGTGGCGGAGACCAAGGCCGGCAGCGAGGTCACCCTGCGCGTGCTGCGCGACGGCCGCGAGACCTCGATCCCCGTGCGCATCGACCGGCTGACCGAGGAGCAGGTGGCCGCGGCCGAGCCGGAGCAGGGCGCCAAGCCGTCGGTCGAGGCGGTGAAGGGCATGAAGCTCGCGCCCCTCGATTCGGCGACGCGCAAGCGCCTGGGACTGCAGGACGGCGTCCATGGCGTGGTCGTCACCGGCCTCGCGCCCAATGCCGGTGAGACGGTTCTGCGCCCCGGCGACGTGATCGAGCAGGTGGCGGGCGACGTGGTGAAGAGCCCGGCGGACGTCTCCCGCAAGGTGGCGGAGGCCGAGAAGGCCGGGCAGAAGGCCGTGCTGATGCTGGTCAACCGCCAGGGCAACGAGACCTTCGTGGCCCTGCGGCTGGGGAAGGCCTGAGCACCCGCCGCCCGGCCGGCCGGGCGGCGGCGGACAGGGCAGGACATGCGGGGCCGGGGTGGGGCGAAAGCCCTGCCTTGGCCCCTGCGCGCGGGAAGACTACACTGATGCACATGAAAGTCCTCGTGATCGAAGACGACCAGCAGGCGGCCAGCTACCTCGCCAAGGGCTGAAGGAGGCCGGGCATGTCGTGGATGTCGCCCAGGACGGCAAGGAAGGGCTCTACCTTGCCGGGGCGGAGCATTACGACGTGATGGTGGTCGACCGCATGCTGCCCGGCCGGGACGGGCTGTCGCTGGTGCAGGTGCTGCGCGCGGCCGGCAACGAGACGCCGGTGCTGTTCCTCTCCGCGCTCGGCAGCGTCGACGACCGGGTGAAGGGGCTGCGGGCCGGCGGCGACGACTATCTGACCAAGCCCTATGCCTTCACCGAGCTGCTCGCCCGGCTGGAGGTGCTGGCCCGGCGCCGCGGGGCCGGCCAGCCGCAGACCAAGCTGGTGGTGGCGGACCTGGAGATGGACCTGCTGTCGCGGACGGTGAAGCGGTCGGGCAAGCCGATCGAGCTGCTGCCCCGCGAGTTCGCCCTGCTGGAGTACCTGATGCGCAACGCCGGCAGCGTGGTCACCCGGACCATGATGCTGGAGCATGTCTGGGACTATCACTTCGATCCGCAGACCAACGTCATCGACGTGCACATCGCCCGGCTGCGGCAGAAGATCGACAAGGACTTCCCGGCCCCGCTGATCCACACCGTGCGGGGCGCCGGCTACAGCCTGCGCGCGCCGGAGTAAGCGGGACGCCGTGCTGAAGAAACTCCTGCGCACCTCCGCCTTCCGGCTGGCGATCCTCTATCTGGCGCTGTTCGTCGTGTCGGTCGGCGTGATCCTGATGGTGGTCTACCGCACCACCGCGGGATTCCTGGAGCAGGAGATCGGCGAGACCATCGCGCTGGAGGTCGCCGGCCTGCAGGACCAGTACCGCAACAACGGGCTGGGCGGGCTGATCGACGTGGTGCGCGAGCGCAGCGCGCTGACCAACAACAACTCGATCTATCTGGTGACGACGCCGACCGGGGTGATCCTGGCGGGCAACCTGTCGGGCTGGCCGGCGGCCGTGCCCAACGCCAGCGGCTGGACCCATTTCAAGGTCTCGGAATATGGCGGGGCCACCGACCGCCCCTCCACCGCGCAGGCCATCAGCTTCACGCTGCCCGGCCATTACCGCCTGCTGGTCGGCCGCGACATGAGCGAGATCGACCAGCTTCGCGACCGCATGGTCCAGTCGCTCGGCTGGATCCTCGGCGTGACCGCCATGCTCGGCCTCGGCGGCGGGCTGCTGGTCGGCCGCGGCGCCATGCTGCGGATCGAGGCGATCAACCGCACCACGCGGCAGATCATGGCCGGCGACCTGTCCGGCCGGGTGCCGCGCCGCGGCGACGGGGACGAGATCGACCGGCTGGCCGGCAACCTCAACGCCATGCTCGACCGGATCGAGCGGCTGATGACCGGCATGCGGCAGGTCGCCGACAGCGTGGCGCACGATCTGCGCACGCCGCTGACCCGTCTGCGCTCGCGCATCGAGCTGGCGCTGATCCAGGAGACCGAGGACCCCGAGGTCTACCGCACCGTCCTGCAGGAGACGATCGCCGAGGCCGACCGGCTGCTGTCGACCTTCGCCGCCCTGCTGTCCATCGCGGAAGCCGAATCCGGCACCCGCCGCGCCGACTTCG is from Azospirillum thermophilum and encodes:
- a CDS encoding DegQ family serine endoprotease gives rise to the protein MSTTTTPVSSRARRFRRTVAAVLLGTTVLSGAALTAPWTDARAQTVQPPAAAMEQGAPASFADLAARVTPAVVNIATTQEVKAEAKRPALPGFPPGSPFEEFFRRFQEQQGQGPDDGDEGPAQPRGKMGALGSGFIIDPAGYVVTNNHVIDGAQEITVTLQDGTSLPATLVGRDAKTDIALLKVKAEKPLPALAWGDSDKARVGDWVMAVGNPFGLGGSVTKGIVSARGRDIHSGPYDDFLQLDAAINRGNSGGPTFDMSGRVIGINTAIYSPNGGSVGIGFAIPSKLASEVVAQLKEHGKVERGWLGVKIQGVTPDIAESVGLPEARGALVAEVTGGSPAARAGLRQGDVILSYDGKPLSSLRDLTRGVAETKAGSEVTLRVLRDGRETSIPVRIDRLTEEQVAAAEPEQGAKPSVEAVKGMKLAPLDSATRKRLGLQDGVHGVVVTGLAPNAGETVLRPGDVIEQVAGDVVKSPADVSRKVAEAEKAGQKAVLMLVNRQGNETFVALRLGKA
- a CDS encoding OmpA/MotB family protein, producing the protein MARTDGPGPGAGGGGGRGGRPPGLSASDMPPPWQRRPTTSTLPQGDDDQEIWLLSYSDMVTLLFAVFVMLLAITTVKDQLPKTPPPPAQDVPSLPAVEQVPIERDLVPPDPRPRLNPDQVAVESPEALGRRWRDRLTALGVPEGVRVRVQQNRVGIEIGDAILFASGQAELSREGRWLLARLAPLIVATPGDLLVEGHTDSVPIATARFPSNWELSAARAASVVRLLVEAGLPAGRIAAIGYADTRPVSPGSDPASRARNRRVTLSIQAEEPPPAPSPASRATGAGSPP
- a CDS encoding MORN repeat-containing protein; protein product: MKRRVWPAGSALAALVTAALMTGAPFPAAAGGQVVKDTNQGCLVWDLYPDPRKSVSWDGPCKDGYADGQGVLSWFTDGKLQGRQSAGFVAGRAQGDGEVQWENGRRFTGSFRDGVAEGRGSFTWPDGRRYDGEWAGDHRTGHGTLTLGNGDRYVGRFERNRPTGEGEYVTAGGARFTALVDKDWTVRPGTPLDPAKPAPVAAPAPAIPAPAVPSIAGHAVPKPPVEAKPAPLAAPVPVKTPAPAMEPKPPVAVPAPSAAPATAVPVAAGGGGGVDPRTQAPPPLEPISGTVGRPLSLKQ
- a CDS encoding sensor histidine kinase; translation: MLKKLLRTSAFRLAILYLALFVVSVGVILMVVYRTTAGFLEQEIGETIALEVAGLQDQYRNNGLGGLIDVVRERSALTNNNSIYLVTTPTGVILAGNLSGWPAAVPNASGWTHFKVSEYGGATDRPSTAQAISFTLPGHYRLLVGRDMSEIDQLRDRMVQSLGWILGVTAMLGLGGGLLVGRGAMLRIEAINRTTRQIMAGDLSGRVPRRGDGDEIDRLAGNLNAMLDRIERLMTGMRQVADSVAHDLRTPLTRLRSRIELALIQETEDPEVYRTVLQETIAEADRLLSTFAALLSIAEAESGTRRADFAPVDLVEVVQLAADLYEPVAEEKGQVLRAEARGNPVVMGNGQLLSQVVSNLLDNAIKYTPSGGRITLLLEGSGPGRAARITVADSGPGIPADQRQKVLQRFVRLDSARASPGNGLGLSLVDAVATLHGARLELGDNEPGLRVTLTFPKAAAAKRDGQARAEGAARA
- a CDS encoding ferritin-like domain-containing protein, whose product is MTEQPDTASLLAELVDLLQLEYDALPVYSLAISALKRSDHRDALAAFRDDHQRHVDALTPLIRDLGGIPLPLPHLPTGLFKLAVQAAALPGGDRAILLAFKSNEWQSRAKYGRHAGRPHAPQVAELLSRHAADESRHYAWVCGALEEMRTGTDTLTGAAFDLFARIHGTNADLVEAAGRAALEATVRMTRAA
- a CDS encoding secondary thiamine-phosphate synthase enzyme YjbQ; this encodes MMRQAVTTLSVRTAGAGLVEITGQVERWLSGQGIATGLLTVFCRHTSASLVIQENADPDVQTDLVRFFKRLVAEDPSLYIHRAEGPDDMPAHIRSALTAVTLSVPLVQGRLALGTWQGIYLFEHRARPHDRQVVLHLMGE
- a CDS encoding CoxG family protein; amino-acid sequence: MELSGTHRIPAPRDRVFTALCDPEILLRCVPVLEEIDRLSPTDYAARVRASVGPLKARFAGRLRLMPEDAPRFYVLLAEGSGGLAGMVKGEARVTLEEVDGHTLLSYTLAAALGGAVGRLAVKLVQAKSDRVIGAFFERFTAEILPPSHVTPGMAPEAALPPGSTG
- a CDS encoding LysE family translocator is translated as MTIAESLIAFTLAAGLVTLTPGLDTALVLRTAAVEGARRAALAGAGICAGCLAWGIVTALGLGALLAASELAYTVLRWAGAAYLIHLGTRMILNARSGFGEAAADAHSRFGTSPGGWFVRGFVTNILNPKVGVFYVTFLPQFLPPGVEAVSFNALLASIHAVEGMLWFAALIWATRPLSALLRRPAVVAGLDRLTGAVLIGFGLKLIADQQRM